A window of Pedobacter lusitanus contains these coding sequences:
- a CDS encoding AraC family transcriptional regulator, with the protein MKTIPLHILQDRTSSGLQIKKFRREDHQVDDPDTDGAHRDDHYIFFLLETGSGNLMIDFKEVQLLGGMLYYILPTQVHHRIRTVNVDGWYLAVDIALIPQECRNVFERGLLLQRPYELNEVQLKQCNNLMTLFHEKYKESDTDPFYAPVIHALLQSFLAIVAGHYNEHSGLNLKVSRRAEISGQFKNLLTTELRSIKSPADYASRLNVSESYLNEVLKKTTGFPVSYWIHQEVMTEAKRLLYYSRLTVKEIAHELGYADHSYFSRLFRKQSGTTAIAFRDQYRK; encoded by the coding sequence ATGAAGACTATCCCTCTGCATATATTACAAGACAGAACCAGTTCTGGTTTACAGATTAAGAAATTCAGGAGGGAAGATCATCAGGTAGATGATCCGGATACTGACGGGGCTCACCGCGATGATCACTATATTTTCTTTTTGCTGGAAACTGGTTCCGGCAATCTGATGATTGATTTTAAAGAAGTTCAATTGTTGGGAGGCATGCTTTATTATATTCTCCCAACCCAGGTACATCACCGTATCCGCACTGTGAATGTAGATGGCTGGTATCTCGCTGTTGACATTGCGCTGATTCCTCAGGAATGCAGAAATGTATTTGAACGCGGGTTATTGCTTCAACGGCCTTATGAACTCAATGAGGTTCAGCTTAAGCAATGCAATAACCTGATGACATTGTTTCATGAAAAATATAAAGAGAGCGATACCGATCCCTTTTATGCACCTGTTATCCATGCCCTGCTACAATCATTTTTAGCCATTGTAGCTGGTCATTATAATGAACATTCAGGTCTTAACTTAAAAGTATCACGGCGGGCTGAAATCTCCGGTCAGTTTAAAAACCTGCTGACGACTGAATTACGGTCTATCAAAAGTCCTGCAGACTATGCATCCAGGTTAAATGTATCAGAGTCTTATCTGAATGAGGTGCTTAAGAAAACCACGGGATTTCCAGTAAGTTACTGGATACACCAGGAAGTGATGACCGAGGCCAAACGTCTTTTGTACTATAGCCGGCTTACAGTTAAAGAGATTGCCCATGAGCTGGGTTATGCTGATCACTCCTATTTTTCCCGTCTGTTTCGCAAACAGAGTGGCACAACAGCGATTGCTTTTCGCGATCAATACCGCAAATAA
- a CDS encoding WG repeat-containing protein, whose translation MLKRLLTPLVMFFALTTFAQKKETASDPEKRTDFLLSYTVKTKDGERLGYKNRHGKVVIPAQYFSGFEPDTLYEHTFVSGKNGVQGIDRTGKVILIPFIYDNGPDYPQEGLFRFVENNKIGFADLNWKKVIPAAFDFAEPFKGGITKYTLGGHKVMDGEHWYWTGGYEEGYINQWQQRFSKVTGLKAGKREAWTKEGKHVLLNQTGKIIKVFPM comes from the coding sequence ATGTTGAAGAGATTGTTAACGCCACTGGTCATGTTTTTTGCACTAACCACCTTTGCCCAGAAAAAAGAAACTGCTTCTGACCCGGAAAAAAGAACGGATTTTTTACTGTCTTATACAGTGAAAACAAAAGATGGTGAACGCCTGGGCTACAAAAACCGCCACGGTAAAGTCGTTATTCCAGCACAATACTTCTCAGGCTTTGAACCGGATACACTCTATGAGCATACGTTTGTTTCCGGTAAAAATGGAGTACAGGGAATTGACAGGACAGGGAAGGTAATTCTAATCCCGTTTATTTATGATAATGGTCCCGATTACCCACAGGAAGGACTTTTTCGCTTTGTAGAGAATAATAAAATAGGATTCGCTGATCTAAACTGGAAAAAAGTTATTCCGGCCGCTTTTGATTTTGCCGAACCGTTTAAAGGTGGAATAACCAAATATACACTGGGAGGCCACAAAGTTATGGACGGCGAACACTGGTACTGGACCGGAGGATATGAGGAAGGATACATCAATCAATGGCAGCAACGCTTTTCTAAAGTGACTGGACTCAAAGCGGGAAAAAGAGAAGCCTGGACCAAAGAAGGAAAACATGTTCTGCTAAATCAAACAGGGAAGATTATTAAAGTTTTTCCGATGTAA
- a CDS encoding Hsp20/alpha crystallin family protein gives MTLVNFNNRTRSHAPYFNNVFDSLFSEALNKNYTINKVPGVNILESESNYTIEMAAPGLEKSDFQINLKKDTLSVWAEKKEADGAVKKNYSRKEFDYLSFARSFNLPESVDAEKISAEYVNGILTIAIGKKVEVKEENKEIKVL, from the coding sequence ATGACATTAGTAAATTTTAACAACCGTACAAGAAGCCACGCACCTTACTTTAACAATGTTTTTGATTCTTTGTTCAGTGAAGCGCTAAATAAAAATTATACTATAAATAAAGTTCCTGGAGTAAATATTCTGGAATCTGAAAGTAATTATACCATCGAAATGGCAGCACCTGGTTTAGAAAAAAGTGATTTTCAGATTAACCTGAAAAAAGACACGCTTTCTGTATGGGCTGAGAAAAAAGAAGCAGATGGTGCAGTAAAGAAAAATTATAGCAGAAAAGAATTCGATTATTTGTCTTTTGCAAGGTCGTTTAATTTGCCTGAAAGTGTTGATGCGGAGAAAATTTCTGCGGAATATGTGAACGGGATTTTGACGATTGCAATTGGGAAAAAGGTTGAAGTGAAGGAAGAAAATAAAGAGATTAAAGTTCTTTAA
- a CDS encoding acyl-CoA thioesterase gives MIFKTFWHSKTKQTDKKSVNLGNLDSFKYKTEIETRFADFDMLGHVNNAIYFTYIEVARTKYWNNAISWNWRETGIVIAQASMEFINPVLIEDKISIYVRTSRIGNSSFDLDYMIVKHVNGEEEICSKGKTVCVAFSHSTKKAIPIPDTEREKMIAFEQL, from the coding sequence ATGATATTTAAGACATTTTGGCATTCAAAAACAAAACAGACAGACAAAAAGTCAGTTAATCTAGGTAATTTAGACAGTTTTAAGTATAAAACAGAGATAGAAACACGTTTTGCAGACTTTGATATGCTCGGTCACGTGAACAATGCCATATATTTCACCTATATAGAAGTTGCACGTACAAAATACTGGAATAATGCGATATCATGGAATTGGAGAGAGACAGGCATTGTGATTGCGCAGGCCTCTATGGAGTTTATCAACCCTGTTCTTATAGAAGATAAAATAAGTATCTATGTACGAACGTCAAGAATTGGTAACAGCAGTTTTGATCTGGATTATATGATTGTAAAACATGTTAACGGCGAAGAGGAAATTTGCAGTAAGGGAAAAACCGTCTGCGTGGCCTTTTCACATTCCACGAAGAAAGCTATCCCTATACCAGATACAGAAAGAGAGAAAATGATTGCCTTTGAGCAGCTTTAA
- a CDS encoding dihydrofolate reductase family protein yields MRKLKLQMQMTIDGFVAGPNGEQDWVLLAKPDELGFQKVIELADSCDTLLMGRKMTKGFIGYWENLADNEPDNPARPLAQLIVNMRKIVFSRTETFIAGRNVEVENGDLATVVRALKKEPGKDIMVYGGADFVRSLISEDLIDEYFIVRNPVAIGNGLSIFNDRKKLELVDSITFKNGKILNKYLPV; encoded by the coding sequence ATGCGAAAATTGAAATTACAGATGCAAATGACCATTGATGGCTTTGTAGCTGGACCAAATGGTGAACAGGATTGGGTTTTATTGGCCAAACCAGATGAATTAGGCTTCCAAAAGGTAATTGAGCTGGCCGACAGCTGCGATACACTATTAATGGGACGCAAGATGACTAAAGGATTTATCGGTTACTGGGAAAATCTGGCAGACAATGAGCCTGATAACCCGGCACGGCCTTTAGCACAACTCATCGTCAATATGAGAAAGATTGTTTTCAGTCGGACAGAGACATTTATTGCCGGCAGAAATGTGGAAGTGGAAAATGGCGATCTGGCTACTGTTGTACGGGCACTGAAAAAAGAACCAGGCAAGGATATTATGGTTTATGGTGGTGCCGATTTTGTCAGATCACTGATCAGCGAAGATCTTATTGATGAGTATTTTATTGTCAGAAATCCAGTCGCAATCGGAAATGGACTTTCTATTTTTAATGACCGGAAAAAATTAGAGCTGGTAGATTCAATCACTTTTAAAAACGGGAAAATACTGAATAAATACCTGCCGGTGTAA
- a CDS encoding FAD-binding oxidoreductase, with protein sequence MSNLPSYTKIDPGFLAQLVSVLGAENVFTDNVSLADYSHDETEDLHYEPEVVVKPVDTAAVSALLRLCNTHHVPVTPRGGGTGLSGGALPVYGGVLLSMERFKAIISIDTENLQATVEPGVITEEFMNAVDAQGLLYPVDPSSKGSCFIGGNVAHGSGGPRVVKYGTIREYILNLEIVLPTGEIIWTGANTLKYASGYNLTQLMIGSEGTLGVVTKIVTKLVPKVQNTVVMLGSFAENEQACAAVSAIFRAGITPSALEFMERRGVEWVVQYDDIHFDIKDGINAYLMIEVDGDNLDAIFKDCEKVNTVLEEFGCSDVLFADTAGQKEELWRMRRTMAESVKSNSVYKEEDTVVPRAALPKLIGGIKEIGSRYGFESVCYGHAGDGNLHINIIKAGMSDEDWKNKLKDGIVELFELTAALGGTISGEHGIGLVQKDFMSIKYSEVNLNLMRGIKNVFDPNGILNPGKIF encoded by the coding sequence ATGTCCAACCTTCCTAGTTATACAAAGATAGATCCCGGGTTTCTGGCCCAGCTTGTTTCAGTTTTGGGTGCAGAAAATGTATTCACTGATAACGTTTCGTTAGCCGATTACAGTCATGACGAAACTGAGGATCTTCATTATGAGCCTGAAGTTGTCGTTAAGCCGGTTGATACAGCCGCTGTATCCGCATTACTGAGGCTTTGTAATACGCATCATGTCCCGGTTACACCAAGAGGTGGCGGTACCGGACTGAGTGGTGGAGCATTGCCGGTTTATGGTGGTGTGTTGTTATCTATGGAGCGCTTCAAAGCTATTATTTCTATTGATACAGAAAACCTGCAGGCTACTGTAGAACCGGGTGTAATTACCGAAGAGTTTATGAATGCGGTGGATGCACAGGGACTGTTGTATCCTGTTGATCCCTCAAGCAAAGGTTCCTGTTTTATTGGCGGGAATGTGGCTCACGGCTCAGGAGGGCCAAGGGTGGTGAAATATGGAACGATAAGGGAATATATCCTGAACCTGGAAATTGTTTTACCTACCGGCGAAATCATCTGGACGGGAGCAAATACACTTAAATATGCTTCAGGATATAATCTTACACAATTGATGATTGGTTCTGAAGGAACGTTGGGAGTGGTTACTAAAATTGTAACCAAACTGGTTCCCAAAGTACAGAATACAGTAGTAATGCTGGGATCTTTTGCCGAAAATGAGCAGGCCTGTGCTGCGGTATCCGCAATTTTCAGAGCAGGAATTACGCCTTCGGCTCTGGAGTTTATGGAGCGCAGAGGAGTAGAGTGGGTCGTACAGTATGATGATATTCATTTTGATATTAAGGATGGCATAAATGCTTATCTGATGATAGAAGTTGACGGAGATAACCTGGATGCCATATTTAAGGATTGCGAAAAAGTAAATACGGTACTGGAAGAGTTTGGCTGTTCTGATGTGCTTTTTGCAGATACAGCAGGCCAGAAAGAAGAATTGTGGCGTATGCGCAGAACAATGGCCGAATCGGTGAAGTCTAATTCTGTTTATAAAGAAGAGGATACAGTTGTACCCAGAGCTGCATTACCAAAGTTAATCGGCGGGATTAAAGAAATTGGTTCCAGATATGGCTTTGAAAGTGTTTGTTACGGACATGCTGGTGATGGGAATCTGCATATCAATATTATCAAAGCAGGGATGAGTGATGAAGACTGGAAAAACAAACTGAAAGATGGTATTGTAGAATTGTTTGAGTTGACTGCTGCATTAGGAGGGACAATTTCCGGAGAACACGGAATAGGCCTTGTTCAGAAAGATTTTATGTCTATTAAATATAGTGAGGTCAACCTTAATTTAATGAGAGGGATTAAAAATGTCTTTGACCCGAATGGAATCTTAAATCCAGGGAAAATATTCTAG
- a CDS encoding dihydroneopterin aldolase translates to MYLQTVALNDVKCFALHGYYPEEQLTGTEFLVSVEVTFLPSGDTEDLQKTVNYEILNNIILEEMRNTKKMLESVVKLILDRTISSFPFVLTAVAGIKKMHPPMPGEIHHSFVQLSYTSEKKH, encoded by the coding sequence ATGTATTTACAAACTGTTGCTTTAAATGATGTAAAATGTTTTGCTCTTCATGGCTATTATCCGGAAGAGCAACTTACAGGAACCGAGTTTCTGGTAAGTGTCGAAGTAACTTTTCTCCCTTCGGGCGATACTGAGGACTTACAGAAAACCGTGAACTACGAAATCCTGAATAACATTATCCTCGAAGAAATGAGGAATACCAAAAAAATGCTTGAATCTGTTGTTAAATTGATTTTAGACAGAACTATTTCGAGTTTTCCATTTGTACTGACTGCAGTGGCTGGCATCAAAAAAATGCATCCGCCTATGCCAGGAGAGATCCACCATTCTTTTGTTCAGTTATCCTATACGTCCGAAAAGAAACATTAA